TGAAATCAAATGGACCCAACGCTGAATATGGAACTTATTTGAAGATCATATAGGAAGTCCACTACAGATTTATCTGAATATGAAGTAAATCCTGTACATGCATCTTACAATGCAACACCTCAATGTGATCAATTTTCCGTATTGGTGCATTTTCTGGTTCAGAATGCATATGTCCAAATTATCTCAATCTTGCTTCTCCAAACTTTTCTTTGGATTCTGCTTCCATTGTCCTACAGATGCATTAACTCCTTATCCTCTCCATAATTCTTTTTCCTCGTATCCATCTTAAAATCCTTATTGCTTCAGTAGTAATCTTGTGAACATATTGATTCTATGCTGCTAACTTCACGTTTATCTGGTTTATTATAAGAACCTGGAATTAAGGATTACAAAATTGATagaattttagtttatttgatGTACTAGTGTTGTTGACCTAATTGCTCTTTTATATTCAACATAACTGTTTGTGGTTATAAGTTTACCAATGACACAGTTTTTCCCCCTCAAGAAATTGCATAAGTGTCTTTTGGAATTTCTTGTTTTTGCAGGATTGTATCTCCATGCTGTAACTGAAACAAAGCTTGTAGTGGATACTTCAAGAGGAGAAACTTTACGTATCAATGTAATACCCTACTTTAACAAATAACTAGCATCAATTTCCTTCTTCATGATAGGAAATTGATTTACTATTATAATGTTCAAAATTATCCTTTCATTAGACTTTAAGCGTTTTTTCCATTTGGATTCCTTGCACATTTTGCTTTGTTTATCATAGTTAAAAaactttgttaattttttttttgctaatgctgaattgttaattttttagtttttgctAATACTGAATAGTTATCACGAGCATCTATTCTTCAAAccatttttttccctttttaattcttttaggtTGTATATTTCCTAAAAGGTTTTTCTGCATTTTATGCTTTATACTACATTAATAAATCTGCATCCCTGTTTGTGCCTGAAAGTGCAGTTTGACATCACTTTTCCAGCCCTTCCATGTTCTATTCTCAGCCTTGATGCCATGGATATCAGTGGAGAGCAGCATCTTGATGTAGTATGTATCACAAGGAATCACAATCTCTTGCTCCTTTTTTTTTGGTTAATTAGGCATCACTCCTCTATGTTAATGAATATGCAGAGCACCATTCTTATGAGTTTTGACTGATTTCTTGGGAAGTTTACAAGAGCTATGTCTAAAAACGTCATGTATATCTTGCAGAAACATGATATTTTCAAGAAAAGACTAGATTCCCAGGGCAATGTAATAGAAGCACGGCAAGATGGTATCGGTGCTCCTAAGGTTTGCAATACTTTATTGCTGAAGATCTCTGTTGGGAACCACACTGTTATTTTATCATGTGTTGGattgagttttttttaatttctcttcAAATGTTCTATATTGATACTTGTGGTAACTGTAAAAAAAACTTGTGGTAGAAAGTATGTACTTTCCATGTAGGATGTATCTGATTGCAAATCCATTATCTCATCAAGTTGTTATCATGACAGTGTGAAATTGTGCATGCAAATATCAAGTTTGTCTTTGTGCACTAGGTTTTATCTTAACTTTTCTTATGATTGAAGTGAGAGTTGGAATCTTACTCAAGGATGAACTCTTCCCTACTCACGCATAGGGATATATTAATTTGTCTTTGACAATTTTAGAAGCAAAGAGATGatgaatgaaaataaataattcttGCAAAGAATAAGTGGTGCTAAGATGTGTCTGTACAACAATCTGACTCACTGTAAATTATTTGTCTCAGTTTTTGATGATACAAGTCTGGGTTATTGAATTATTGTGTCATAGAATGAAAGATATGGCTGATAGGTGTCATTGATAGGTCTTCACCTGTTTTATTCAATCTTGCTGCTTCATAAATCATCTTTACATTTTATCTGATCTTAAGAGCTGTAGATAGTAAATTAGAGATTTTAAGGTATAGCAGGTAGTTTCTTGGAAGGAGCATTGTTATTATTTATCTTAAGGCAACATAAATTCACAACCTTCTCATCTAACATATAGCGTAtgtaaaattatagttttttttccTCTCTCTGTCTTCCTCATGTTACTTATTACTTTTTCTAATTGGTGCAGATTGAAAAGCCTTTGCAGAGACATGGTGGTAGGCTTGAGCATAATGAGACATATTGTGGCTCATGTTATGGTGCTGAAGCGGTAAGCTTATCAGTCAGGCATTGCTGTGAGAAAAATAAGTGTGCTGCCACATCAAATTGTCAATTAATCAGCTCAGCATTCTAACATTTTCATACTGTTGTACCTttcaaaaaaaaaggaaaaagaaaaacatcAAATTTAGGGGCTTTTGTTGCAAGTATAATCTCTATTACTCTGCAGCGCTTTCTGATATTTTCTTGTATATTGCAGTCGGACGAGGATTGTTGTAATTCTTGTGAGGAAGTTCGTGAAGCATATCGAAGAAAAGGCTGGGCAATGTCAAATCCTGATGTGATTGACCAGGTTTGTTGGCtcgtttttcaaattttttatgttttctggaGATAAGCAACCTTTGGATTAGATGTGGTTGTGCTACTCCCACTCTTGTATTATATTTGGGAGTTCATGGTTGGATGAAAGTGATAAGCATTTGCGTATTGATGTTCAGTGCAAAAGGGAAGGTTTTCTACAAAAGATTAAGGATGAGGAAGGTGAAGGATGCAATATTTATGGATTTTTGGAAGTTAATAAGGTGGCTGGTAATTTTCACTTTGCACCTGGCAAGAGCTTTCAACAATCAAATGTTCATGTCCACGATCTACTGGCATTTCAAAAGGACAGTTTTAATGTAAGAGACAATCTACACCTTTGCCCTACCAGGATATTAGACATCCATTAACGGAAATTGTGATAAAAAAAGGAGACAGTTAAATTTGTTGTGATCCAGTTATCATGTTTTGTTGGAAAAGTCACATGACCAATTTGATTGTGATGCCAGATAAGTCACCAGATTAATAGGCTATCTTTTGGAGAATATTTTCCTGGTGTTGTAAATCCTCTTGATGGGTAATTCTCTATCCTTAAGACCTGCTTTCTTACTctatctatttttctttaagTGTGTACTCTTTTTACTCTTAACCTAATATGACACATATACATTGGCATCTCTAATTCTTCTCAACTTTCAGAGTGCACTGGACGCAAGAAACTCCAGGTGGAATGTACCAGTATTTTATCAAGGTCGTTGTCATGGATAGATGCTTTTTTTGTTACTTTCTATCACTTATCCTTTCAATTTGGAGTGTGACCAagtaattaagaaaaattaatatttgcccTTGGGTTTTACTGAGATGGTCTTTGTTTTTCAGGTTGTACCTACTGTATACACAGATATTAGTGGGAACACAATTCAGTCAAACCAGGTGTGGAGCGTTGCAAACAAGTTTCagtttaaattcttttatattattaaatttctacTGATATGGAATAACTGGAATGTTTCTTTTCCAGTTTTCCGTGACTGAACATTTTAGCGGTGCACAAGGGGGTTTTCATCAATCTCTACCTggagttttcttcttttatgaCCTTTCCCCAATTAAGGTGGGTTCCATGCTCATGCCAGGCAACTATACATGTTTAAATTTTGCAGCATAAAGAATATGTGGTCACTGTCGGAACTTTCTGCTGATAATAGGGATTTTTTTGTCCTGACTTTTCCATCTGGACCTTGCAGGTGACATTCACAGAGGAGCATGTGTCATTTTTGCACTTCCTAACAAATGTCTGTGCTATTGTTGGAGGTAACCATCCTAAACTTTTGCATCTGTCATATATGGTTATATCATGCTTGTTTTATTTGGTTTCGGAATGCATTTCTTTGTATCCATGTCAATCTAAAATTTGTATGCAACATATGCCAACAAgaaaacacacacacacacacacacacacacgtaTTCCTAACaactttgattttattatttgttcgTCTTTGATTTAATGTCTCAATTTATTTGTAATTCTGTGCTTAGGCGTTTTCACTGTTTCTGGAATACTGGATTCATTTATATATCATGGTCAAAAGGCAATCAAGAAGAAGATGGAAATAGGTAAATTTAGTTGATAGCACATCCAAGTAGCGTGAATTGTTGCTGTATTCCGTTTGGTCTTGTGGGCAACTGGCTTCTCAAATCGAACTGGTTGAACGACAGCATTTTGAATTGGCCTGCTACTTTCAATCACAACCAACCCTGTCAAGATGCATGATGTATGATCAATGAGTTCAAATTATTCCCTAGTTCATTTTATATTTGCAACAAAATGTCAGGTTCTCATTTTGGTTAATTTAATGGCACAGCTGATATGAATATTTTGTGGGAGGAGGCTTTTCATTGTTTTCTTAGCTAAGAACTCAAAAAGAATTATTTGCGAGAATGAAGAAACAAtcgagaattttttttttctgatgatTTTGGATTTCATATGTGGTCTTTGGGGACCAATAAGTGTGCTTAAGTTTCCCTTCTATCTGTGTTGATGTTGTGTGGAAGAATCCGTTAGTAATGGTCCAAAAATGTGTGGTCAAGGTTACTGTGAACTACGCCCGGCCAGACTAGTTGAGCTTGAGGGGAAACTCCAACCATGCAAAATTCAACTGAACTGAAGTCTTCCTGATGCAAGGAATATAAACATCTGGATTGCCTATTAATGTATCCATGTGAATTCTGATAGAGATAATGGCATTGCTTCGAGGTTCACTTAGGATTCCTTGCTTTATTTCGCTGGTACTGTTGTTCAGCAGAAACGGGGCTGCTTTTATGGGCATAGAATAACTTGGGGCAGATGTGACCACCGGCCTGAATCGGAATTGTCAATTAAGATTTAGTTTGATCACGGTTAAATCAAATTCaaccattaatttaattttattttttttcatagtaATTGAGTTTGATTGAATTTTCAGAAGGTTTAATCTAATTTTGAGCGAGTATGTCTCGATTAATtgtgattttaaattgaatcaatttaattttgagaATCATCCCTTAGCAGGACGTAACTTGGAATTCAAAATGGATGGTGGTTGTCTTTGACATGAAAGCCACAACTGGGCTGCAAGCCCAACAACCAGCCAAATTGCCGAGTTCTAGGAATTAGGGCATTATAGATTCCTCTAGTCAGTAGGTGCCAGCCCATAGCCATAAATATGAATCAAAGAATTAACGTACCGGTTAATACTGTTGGGAAGTAGGAAACTTCTAAAAATAGGTTCCTTTGGTGATACCATCATTACCCTTATGCCTTATGCTTAGAATTCGTGGACGACGGTTGACGTAACATCTCTCTCATAATAGTTGGATTGTGTAAACCCTCCACGTTTTGCAGGATAGAGATTTATTAGCaatttaaatgttaattaaTGAAACTGTTGCAGCACACAGCATAAGCAGTAATATTTCTACTTGCTGGTAACCATTTTATCTTCAGACTCCACAAGAGAAATAGCTATTATAAAACTCGAACAACAGAAACTTAAAACACAAAATTTAAATCTgccataaatattattttcaaaattcaaacttaTTCTAAATTCAATTATATACTTGTCAAATTCGTTCTTACACAGAATTTGCTCTAAATTCAATTGATGCCTGACATTTTTGCTGGAAGAATGAATAGACTGttggtttgttttttttttcattaatttcctCAGTTTATTTGAACTCATTTTATTGGACTGGCTTTTCAGATCTGAATTTGATTATTGTATTAGGAATGTAGTCTACcttcttaatataattttttttttttgaaaaaaaatcacacaGAAGCACAATTGACTTATTGGCTCATAGCACACACAAATTTAGCTTTTATAGATTATAGTAACCAAACTTTGGCCTTTCGCAATTGCTTGACGTTAATATTCTGATCCTATCCCTAATGGAATTtatcttatgatgcatgacaggTTAGATGAATTTTGAACAAAAacccaaaaagaaaaacaaaaaagtcAATAGATTGATTGCATATGGCGGGTAAGCAAAGGATTCTCTCTCGCTGTGATCAGACCCTTTCAGGAATCCCTTCTCCTCCTTCCCTGGTGTGAacatggttttttttttctcctttgtaCTATTATGAGAAGAAAGAATAAGAATGAAGAGAGAGGCTGCTGATCTCTAAAAATCCTCACTCAgttcttttcttattcttttagGAACAGATCAGAGATAAGAAATGCCAAAACTTTTAATCTACGTTATataatattcttaattttttcgACAAATAAAAAACAGAAGGCATCTTCTCACTACCTTACATGCGGACTGCGTCTGCCCCTCCCAGATTTGAGTTggaaaaaaatatctaaaatttattgGTCATAATATAAATGCTATGGTACTACACCAGCATACCATGTGCCTGCCAAACCCTGAATTAATGCGATTCATTGCATTTTGAAGCTTTGGAATTGACTACTTTTTTTCAAAGGTTATTCagtacaatttaaaaaaaaaaaatctagcaGCTTAAACGAGATGTTGGTTAATCTTTAACGGGGAGTGTTTGTTGGGAAGATTGAAAAGGAAGAAGACAAACTTTCAATACGAGGACGAGATAACAGTGGTCTGAGGGAAAATTTTTTGCCGCTTTTACGTGGCCCGAACGGACACCAAATCATGTGGTTTGTTTGCGTTACCCTATATATACACAGGAGATTTATGATAATTTATACCGAAATTTccttattttgaaaattttaagaagAAAACTAAATGCTTAAAACTCTCCGTCTGAAACCTGCAAGAAAAGCAAGCTGCATCTGCcttgatcaaatcaaattttcCTCTCCTTTGTCTTCTTGTTACTCTCAATTTCTCTCCCATCTCCTATCCATAATCCATGCTCTTAGAACACTAAGCATCTCAAATACAGTagttctaaatattaaaaaaaaaaggtgtcactttaaattttaaaatatcaatatatttaaactacttacaactaaaattaaaatgaagctGCAATCCTGTTATATATAATTTGATCCATTTCACACatatataaaagtaaattattatgtaaatttattaataatattttctctattacgaaagataactttttttttttttagaaaaagaggGATAAAgcccttattttattaatttaggcCATGAAAGCCCCAACTTATCAGCATccagtaaaaatttaatagtaacaggaggccattgatgaattttcaaattaaaatcatcaCCAATGGTTAAACTAGTCAAACGATCCGCTACCGCATTTGCTTCCCTGTAAATTTTTACCATCTTGACTTCCCagcttctattgataagatcacGACAATTCCTCACCAAATTAGCAACTCTAAAAACTCCTGCACCTCTACCTGCAAGTAAATCTAACGCGAGTTGAGAATCCGTTTGAACTTCAATCTTCTTCCACCCTGAATCCCATGCTAATACTAAAGCATAATATATTCCCCATAGCTCAGCTTTCATTGCTCCACAATTGCCCAAAAACCGTTGAAAGCCCAAAAGCCATCTACCTTCATTGTTTCGAAAACAACCTGCACAACTTGCCCTTCCTGCTGACAACAATGCACTACCATCGGAATTCACTACCACCCAACATACTTCAAAGACCGGCCTCTCGGTCCAGACCCAGCCTGCATCGAAAACCTCCATGCATGAACATATTCTTTTGCTCGAAGCTGAATAAAGGACGCATCAATAGTATCCTGGTCATTATTCTCATTAAAAACCAACAAGTTTCTTCGCTTCCATAACCACCAAACGACCGAACTAAAAAGCACATCCCATGGTATTCCATTAGCCAATAACCCTACTTTTTCTATATTAGCAGATAGCCATAAAGGCACattcaaaatatcaaaaaatagaGAAACGAAATTGGAAGGTAAAAGGGAATTCCAAATTTGTTTCACATGTTGGCAATCTCGTAGAGCATGCAAAACAGATTCACTTGCAACTCTACAAAGAGGACATAAatcataatcaataaattttcgcTTTCAGCGTTGAACATTAACCATGATTTTCTCATGTGCCACTTCCCACAAAAACACTTGAATTCGCTGTGGCACCCTAACCTTCCACAGCCCTTGCCAATCCATATTAGATCCTGACACTTCTGAATAAAACGTATCAAACCCTGACTTAACTGTATATAAACCAGAAGAAGAATGCTTCCacgcaaaaccatccaaacacgaTATATCATCAACTAAAGTAATTGATTGGAAATATAAAAGGACATCAGTAGGAAGAAGAGAATTTAAAATGTCCCAATTCCAGCCTACATTAGGAACCCAGAAATATCGAACACAAACCTGCATATTCAACTCAATCAACGGTTTAAGTGCAAAATTCCAAAGAGGCCCAACCGGAAGCCAATCATCCAGCCAAAATCTAGTGTGCATCCCATTATTCACATCTACAACTATCCCTTTTCGAAGTAGCTCCAAACCATAACAAAAAGATTTCCAATTGACTGAACCATTAGCTCGCTTAGCGACTTCCCAATGAACAAAACCCGACTCATATTTATTGAAAAGGCACCTAACCCACAAAGCTTGCGGATTCTTGTAAGCTCGCCAACACAACTTCCCTAATAGAGCCTGATTCATTTGTCGCATATTTCTGATGCCAAGACCACCTAACCGCTTCGGCAAGGACATTGTATCCCAATTAATCAGATGTACAGCTGGCTTCATATCCTTCCCATGCCAAATAAAGTTCCtgcatattttctctatttcattGCAAAGCGATACCGGTAAAAGAGCACTCTGCATCACAAAAATAGGAATAGCATTAAGAACTGATTGAACTAACGTTAGTCGTCCAGCTTTTGATAGAGCTCTCGCCTTCCAGCCATCAAGTCTGCCTCTCATTTTATCCAAAATACTACTATATGTCGAGACTGAAATCCTCCCATGAATAGATGGCACACCCAAGTATTTTCCTAAATCAGCAGTCAAAGGAATACCTGACCTTGAAGACAAAAGTGACGCCAAATCACTATCAACAAAAGGCGACAAATAAAGAGAAGACTTAGCTAAATTCACTTTCTGCCCGGAAACCTTAGCAAAGTCatccaaacatgataaaatcaaatccaaCTGTTCCACAGAAGCTTCTGCGAACAAAACCATATCATCCGCGAACATAAGATGAGAAATCATCGGACCATTACTCGAGATAGGAATCGGCTTCCATCTGCCTTGACGAACAAGCTGTTTAAACATTCTCGAAAGTTGTTCAATACACATAACAAAAAGATATGAAGACATTGGATCGCCTTGTCGCACACCACGAGTCGGTTTAAAAGATTCTAACTTCTCACCATTCCATAACACTGACATAGAAGATGTTCTAACACAATTCATAATATTAGAAATCCAAGCATCGGAAAAGTGGTAAGAACCCAGCACCCACTGAATAAAATCCCAATCTAGTCTATCATAAGCCTTTTCAAGATCAATTTTAATTGCCATAAAACCCCCTGATCGCTTAGACGTTCTCATAGTGTGCAAAACTTCTTGAAACACCACAATGTTATCAATAATTTGTCGGCCAGGAACGAAGCTACTTTGTTCCAATCCAATGAGAGAGCTCAAAACATCTTTCAATCTGTTAATCAACACTTTTGTAACAAGCTTATAAATCACGTTACATAAGCTAATTGGTCTGAACTGAGAAATAAATTCTGGACAAGCAATTTTAGGAATAAGAGTTAGCACCGTTTCATTAACTTCCTCTAGAAACTCCCTCCCGCCCAAGACCTCAATAATAAACGCTGAAACCTGTGAACCTACCGCATACCAAGATTTCTGAAAGAAAACTGCTTGTAGACAATCGGGTCCTGGAGCCTTGTAAGGAGACATAAGGCGCAAAGCATCATATACTTCATCATGAGAAAAAGGACGATCCAGAAGCAACCgttgagaagaagaaagagcagGCCCATCAGGTCTAACAAAATGGCTGCAGTCAACCGCCAAATCTTTCGAATACAGCTCCTGATAGTAACCGCTAGCAAGCTCTTTAAGTTGACTAGAATCTTCAATCCACACATTGTTCCCATTTCTCAGCTTGAGAATTTGTTGCTTCTTGCGTTTAATCACGGTAGAAAGATGATAAAACCTTGTATTTCTCTCACCAGAAACAATCCATTCCTCCCTAGATTGTTGAAACCAGTATAATTCTTCCTGCTGCAAAACATCTTCAAGCTGTCGTCTCAGATTAAATTCCAGCTTCACTAAACCTCTCGTTCGCCGGATAGCTAAGCTTTTTTGAACACCATCAATTCGACGGATCAACCTCTgcttattatgaaaaatattcccAAACTCAGATCGGTTCCATTGGCTTAATGAGTCTTTGGTTGAtttcaaattatcaaataaagaaGTATTTTGCTTCCAACCACGGGAAACAACATCAACAAAATCTTTGTGAGCTGTCCAAGCCGCTTGAAAATGAAAACGACGAACAGAAGAATTTGTAACTCCAAAGCAATTCATAAAAATAGGACAATGATCAGAATGCAACTTTGGAGCATGAATAACTGTAGCTCTAGAAAATGTCATGTGCCAAATCTCAGTACACAAGCAACGGTCTAATCGAGCAGCTTTATAAGAAGAATTAATACCACCCTTACTCCAAGTAAAAGGGGTACCTTCAAAACCCAAATCAATAAGTGAGTTATCAAAAATCCATTGCCGAAAATCACTAGCCCCAATACTGTGAACATTAACATAGCCGGTTTGTTCATTCTCGCTTGTAAAAGAATTGAAATCTCCCAACAATAACCAACTTTTCTCACTTCCATTGAAACCCAGAACCGAATGCCACAAACGTCTTCGTAAACTAATGTCAGGGCTGGCATACACAAAACTCACTAACCACGAGTCCCCATTATCAAGTAACACATTGCATGTAATAAATTGCGGATCTGTCGACACAAGcgttaacttaaaaaatatttctgacCATAAAATCCAGATACCTCCACTGAAACCAAAAGTCTCGACACGAACCCAATTATCATAACCTAGCTGTTTACAAACATTATCAGCTGAATGGCCAGAAATTCGAGGCTCAACCAAACAAAAAATCTGAGGCTTATAGATACGATTGTATTCCTTAAAAGCTCTCAAAAAATTAGAAGAAGCAGCACCCTGACAATTCCAAACTCcaataatcattaaaaataagagagaaaagaaagccaTGAGGATGACTGAACCATAATAGAACGAAAAATCTAGTAAGACCCCTCATTAGAAGGCATCTTACCAATTAAACCACTATTCTGAAATTCATTCAAGGAAGTCTGAGCAACAATTATCATCGCATCATCGTCAAGATTCATATCCTGATTACCATCTCCATTAGCTGCTGGGATATTGGGACGGGTTGGATGAGGAAACGAAGGATCATTAAAATTATCATGTTGATTCCTATCCAATTCTGTTTCTAAATTTGCAAGTCCCACCAATTTTGGGTTAGAAACAACCCAAGTCTTTGACTGATTCGTTCTATTATTCCCTTGAACAACTACATGGTCATCTTGTGCAGCAGCTTTTCTAGAAGATCCCTCTGATCCACTCGAAACCCCTCTAATTTTTAGAACTGAACTTTGCACAGCAGGCCCATTAGATCTCACATAGGAATCTAAAGCAATATTGGGAGTCTCCTCTCTTGTCACAGTAGAAACCACTTGACCCTTCCCTTTAGAATCCCGTAGCTTTTTCTTGCCCAAGACAGGACGAAAATCttgtaccactggtggagtCCCATTATGTTCTATATGAGTCTCAGAATCCTGGAGAATAACTAGAGAACTAAAGGGATTATTATTGGCCTTCATCGTTGATTTACCCTTGTTTGACTCCCTCGGACCATGAtcacctgacccaaatttaaataCAGATTTTTCCTGAGGACGTTGAttacgtcttctatccttcttaACCAGCATCCAATCACCAAAATCATCTAAAACAGCTGGATTAACCACCTGATTCTCGGGTAACTGAGCCACCTTAGGAGCAGGGTTACTATGAACCGAATTAGACACATTCTCTACATTCTCTGGCTGCAACTCTT
This is a stretch of genomic DNA from Manihot esculenta cultivar AM560-2 chromosome 2, M.esculenta_v8, whole genome shotgun sequence. It encodes these proteins:
- the LOC110609722 gene encoding endoplasmic reticulum-Golgi intermediate compartment protein 3, with the protein product MEGIISKVRSFDAFPKINEDFYSRTLSGGIITIASSIVMFLLFFSELRLYLHAVTETKLVVDTSRGETLRINFDITFPALPCSILSLDAMDISGEQHLDVKHDIFKKRLDSQGNVIEARQDGIGAPKIEKPLQRHGGRLEHNETYCGSCYGAEASDEDCCNSCEEVREAYRRKGWAMSNPDVIDQCKREGFLQKIKDEEGEGCNIYGFLEVNKVAGNFHFAPGKSFQQSNVHVHDLLAFQKDSFNISHQINRLSFGEYFPGVVNPLDGVHWTQETPGGMYQYFIKVVPTVYTDISGNTIQSNQFSVTEHFSGAQGGFHQSLPGVFFFYDLSPIKVTFTEEHVSFLHFLTNVCAIVGGVFTVSGILDSFIYHGQKAIKKKMEIGKFS